The Gloeobacter violaceus PCC 7421 DNA window AAACTCTCAGGAAGAACCACCTCGGCAATTTTGCGGTAGCCCACCTGTCCGCCACCGATATCGAACAGTTCGAGCTTGGCGATGGCTGTGCGCGAGCGTTGGCTCACAAAGGCGAAGGTGCGGCCGGAGTGGCGGTTGCGGTAAAGGGCGAGGCCATAAGCTGTGGTTTGCTCGTTGACTTGTACTTGATCGGCCGAAAACACAAAGCCCGCGTCTGGGTCGGTGACATCCACCAGCGGGGCCTGGCTTTGGGCTGCCTTCGCCGGGTCGATCGTGTAGATGCGCAGCTTGTCGCGACCGCGGTCGGTGGTGACGGCCAAATCGACACTGCGTCCACCCAGGGTGAAGCCATAGACCACATCGACGTTGTTGAACCGGCCGGGGGCGTCGTCGGGGGTAGGGGGCGGCGGGGCGGCGACGGCCTGCAGTTCTTGGCCCGCCAGGTCGTAGACCGACAGTCCGGCATTTTTCTTGGTGCCCACCATGACACTTTTGGCCGGGGCGACCGGGTGCAGCCAGATGGACGGATCGTCGGCGTCCGCTTCACCACCCGCTTCGTCGTCAAAAAGGGCCGGCGTCTCCAGCTTCGGCCGGACGGTTGCCACCGGAGCAGTCGCCTGGGCCTGGACCGCCGTGACCGCCAGGGTGGCAGCCAACGCAAAGCAGGCGAAAGACTTGATCTCAATGCGAAGCTTTACAGACACCATATTTACCCACGAGTTGGACCCGCGCGATCGTAGTGTCCCCACCCTAAGTGCAGGTTAACGGAGCGCCTTCAAGTCACCGCCGCTTGACACAGCCGGGCGCGGTGCTCGCCGAGCAGCGGTTGCAAAGCGGTGGCGACCCGTTTATCGAGATGGGGATACACCGGAAGCCGCGGCTCCAACCGCCAGCCCGCCGCCGCGAGTCGTTCGCCGAGCCGCTCCACAACCGGGTGGGCATAGTCGGGATTGACCACGTCCACTGGACCAATCCCCCCCAGATCCCGCGCCCCCGCCTCCAGCAGCGGCACGGGGTCACCCACCAGGTTGGGCGGGATCTGAATCGTAATCTCGGCAGGCAGAATCTGCCGGGCCAGCCGCACCACTCCGAGCAGTTGTGCGTCGCCCAGCGGTTCTCCAGCCCAGCTTTGGGAGCCGCCGGGGCTGTGGGGCTGCAGGATGACCTCCTGGATGTGTCCGTGGCGATCCTGCAGCCGGGCGATGGTCCGCAACGTATCCTCGCGCTCGGCGGGTGTCTCGCCGATTCCCAACAGCAGACCGGTGGTAAAGGGGATGCCCAAAGCACCCGCCCATTCGAGTTGCGCGGTGCGCAGCGCCGGGATCTTGCTCGGGGCATGGCGGTGGACGCCTCCCAGCAGCCTGTTGCTGTCGATTTCGAGCATCAGACCCAGCGAGACGTTCAGCTGCTGCAGCGCGCGCATCTCCTCGAAGCTCAGAACGCCGCAGTTGGTGTGGGGCAAAAATCCCAGCTCCAAGGCCACTGCACAGATGTCCTCAATCATCGCAAACCATTCGCCCCGACGGGGATCGTGGGGGTGCACCTCCCCCGAGAGGACCAGAATTTCGACCACACCGCTTCCCACCAGCGGCAGCAGAAGCGCGCGCACCTCGGCAGGCTGCAGCCACGCAGCCCCGCGATCGGCCCGAAAATTGCAGTAGCCGCAACGGTTGAAGCACTCGCGGGTGGGCACCAGCGTAAAAGCAGGGCTGTAGGTGACCGTGCGCTCCCTCATAGATCGATCCCCACCTCGGCAAGCAAGGTGGCCAGCGCTTCGCCCTGCAACCCCGTGGCAATCACCTGGGGGTTGACGGGGGAGAAAGGAGCGTGCTGGCGCTCGACGCCCAAAAGTTGGGCGCCCGCCGGGATCACCGGCTGGCCAGGATCGGCGGGCGTGGGCCGGGTCAAAAAACTGGAGGCGCCGCGAAAGACCAGCACCTCCTCAGAGGAACCATCCAGGAGAACCCGCACCAGCAGCACTTCGCCGGGACGTTTGCGGGTATAGGCTTCGAGGGCATCGCCGAGGGGCATCGCATCGGTCTCCGGCTTGGGTGTCCAAGTGTATTCTCGACCAGCGCCAGCACCCATGGGTGATAAATTGTAAACAAATGTTGTGGTTGGTGCGTCTGGTGTTGCCGGCGGTCGCGGTGGGCTTTTTCGCCTGGGTCGCCTCCGAAAATCCTCTGCCGGCGGTCTGGCGGGAGGTGCGATGTCTGCCGGTTTACTGGCGGCCGACGCTTCCGTATTCAGAATTTCTTGCCCGGCTGCGCGCCGGGGAGATCCGCTTTGTTCTGCTCAACCCCGAGCAGGCACGCATCTATGGGCGCAACGGTGACGAGCAGTACGCCGTGCGCGTGCCGGAACTGGATTTTACCTGGCAGGAACTGCTCCACGAAAAGCGGGTGCGGGTGGTGGTACTGGCCGAGGGCGGATGTTAAAGGTCAAGGCTGGGCGTCATCGGCGGTGCTTTTGGCCCACCAGAGGCACAGCAGTGAACCCACCGCGACGATCGCCAGGGCGTTGAGCAGGTGAACATGCGTCGGAAACGGGTCGAGCACCTGTCTCAGGTAGAGATACAAGATCAAACTCGCCCCGGCCCCAAAAAGCGTCACCAGCGGCACGGCCACAGCGAACAACAAACTGCCCCCCAACAGCGCAAAGGGTTTCCAGGGGTTGCCCGCCGCGAGCGGCCTCAGCGCCCGGCCGCAACTGCTTGCAGCATAGAGGGCTTCTCGGTGCTTAAGAGTTTCGAGCGCCTCGCGGGCGTTACCCAGACGCTCCTCAAGGGCCGGTTCGAGCAGGCGTTCCAACCAGCGCACCAGCGGCCGACCCACCCCCACCCGGCTCTGGAAGATTAGATGCAAGCCCCGGCGTGGAAAGTCCGCCGGATCGGTGCCGGTGAGGGCAAAAAGCAGTGTCGCTCCCAGCGCGTAAAGGTCCGATCCCGGTGCGGCGCGGCCGATAAATTGCTCGGGTGGCATATAGCTGAAGGTTCCGGCGACCGTCAGGGTGGCCGTACTGCTCTGGGCCTGAACCGAGCCGAAGTCGATGAGCGCGTAGCCGCCATCGGCGGTGCAGACGATATTGCTCGGCTTGATGTCGCGGTGAATCACCGGGGGCGCCTGGCTGTGCAAGTAGGCAAGCGTCTCCAGCAGGTTCGCCGCCAGACGGACGATATCCGCTTCGCCCAGACGCCCACCCGAGCCGACCCGTTCGGCCAGGGTGATCCCGGCGATGTACTCCTGAGCTAGGCAGTAGTAATGCCCTTCGGGCAGCTCCACCCAGAAGGCATCCCGGTGGCGGGGGATGCCGGGGTAGTCGAGCGAGGCGAGGGTGCGCGCCTCGCGCTCCAGCCGTTCGTGATCCTGCCAGGTGGCACTGCGGCCGAAATAAAGCGTCTTGAGGGTGACGGACACTTCGGCGCACAGCCCGTCCGCCGCCAGCCAGGTCTCGCGACCGCCGTTGACGCCGAGGTGCCGACACAACCGGTAGCGCTCTCGAACCAGCTCGCCTTCGCTGAACGGCATGGCGGCCTCCTGCGGTTGAAGGGTTAGGGTCTGGCCGAAAACTGCTACAAGGAAATCATAGTGTTCGACCAACCGTGTGTTCTTCACAACACCGGGCGGGCGGAATCGTTCGCAGCAGGTACCCGATGAAAGGCCGGCGCAAAATCAAGTATCCCCACCTTGTGGGCTCCAAGTGGACCTCCGCCGGCAAGATCATGGGATGGCGGCACTTTCAGGTTTTTGCCCGCGAGGACCGCAAGGGTCTGGTCTTTGCCCGCCTGCAATCAGTGTGTGCAGTGGAGGTCAATGTTTGGGTGAACGCCAAGACCCTCAAAAACCGGGATCTGTGGGAACCCGGCTGGACCGCCCTCGGCGAAATGGCTCCGGATCCCGACGCAGAGGCGCAGATTCAGTGAGCGGCGATAGCCGCCTCGGGATTGGTCGAGAAGGAGGAACCGCAGCCGCAGGTGTGGGTGGCACTGGGGTTGTGGAAGCGGAAGCCGCCCCCCATCAGATCGCCGGACCAGTCGAGGGTGAGCTCCCCAAGATAGGGCAGGCTTGCGGCATCAACGGCCACACGCACGCCGTCCTGATCAAACAGGTGGTCGTCCGCCCGGCTTTCGGTGTCGAACTTCATCGTATAGGACATGCCGGAGCAGCCGGCGTTGACCACCCCCAGACGCAAGAACTGCCGGTCGTTGCCGCTTTTTTTCTGCAGGCGCCTGACTTCTTGGAGGGCGGTTTCGGTGAGGTTGATCATGGTCAGAACCACACAATCGCTTTGTTACGCGCATTGTAGCCCACCGATGCACCTGCCTTTTGCAGAAGCGGCGGCTGCGCCCAAGCGCACCCAAACATGGGTTCAACTCCGTGGTTCAGACCCGGGCCTGCCGCGACGATGAAGAAGCAAGCCAACAGGCAAGCACCCGTCCGCACAAGACGGCAACCGGGCTTCATGCACCCCCCTGGCGTGAGGCCCGGTTTGCCGTTTGGGGGGTTTGCGGCGGACTAGTTCAGATTTTTGGAAGTATTTTTATCGGCTACTACGCGCGCAGGTTTCAAGAATAACCAGCAAACGAAAAAGAATGAAGCCGTAAACAGCAGGACCATGTCCAGTGCGTTCAGATAGCCATCCGCCAGAGCTGCGGTGGTCCTGTCGCACAGGCCGAATATCCACGCCGCGATGCCTAGGATCCAGATGCCCTTTTGAAGCTTGTTGAGAAATACCAGCGATTCGAGTTGTTGGTTTTTTTGCATGAAAATTGCTCTAGCCTAGAGTCTGCCAAGCCTTTCTAAAAGGCTCGGTAGGCCTTGCCTGGATCCGGCACGTACTGCTTTTGGTGGCCACACGGCTGAAGCCAAGCGAGTCGCACTGTGGCCAAGTTATCAACATATCTTTACAGGACGGTCTGTCCAGGGGCTGAACAAGTTTGTTGTGGGGAGCACAAATTCGTTTCGCCGGATGATAGCCCAGTACATGCTTTGTGCAGCCGACTCGACAGACGAAGCGCTTGTGCTAGCTTGGGCTTTTCCTATCCAGTCGCAGGGGAGCGTAGGATGGCAGGGATTCTTAGGCTGGTCTCAGACAGTGCATTCGCAGGCGAATCGGTGCCTTTGTCACAAGCTGGCTCTCCCGAAGACGGGGAATTGCTGGACGCTTACTCGAACGCGGTGACTCGCGCCGCCGAGACTGTGAGCCGCTCGGTGGTCAATATCGACGTGCACAAAAGCACACGGGGACGCCGGGGCAACCAGCAGACGCAGGGCAACGGCTCGGGTTTTTTGTTTACCCCCGACGGCTACATCCTCACCAACAGCCACGTCGTTCATGGGGCCGGCGAAGTAGGGGTGACGCTGCAGGACGGTCGGCGGATGGCGGCAACCCCTGTGGGCGACGACCCCGACAGTGACCTCGCTGTCATCCGCATCGACGGGGCCAACCTCTACCCCGTCAAATTGGGCGATTCCCAGAAAGTGCGCGTCGGCCAGTTGGCCATCGCCATCGGCAGCCCCTACGGTTTTCAGTACACGGTGACCGCCGGGGTGGTGAGCGCCCTTGGCCGTTCGCTGCGCTCCGGCTCCGGGCGGCTCATCGACAACATTGTCCAGACCGACGCCGCCCTCAACCCGGGCAACTCCGGCGGACCGCTGGTCAACTCGCGCGGCGAGGTGATCGGGGTGAATTCGGCGGTCATCCTGCCGGCACAGGGCATTTGCTTTGCGATCGCCGTCAACACCGCCAAATTTGTCGCAGGCCAACTCATCAATGGGGGCCGGGTGCGCCGTAGCTTTATCGGTGTGGGCGGGCAGACGGTGCCGCTGCCGCGCTTTGTGATGCGCTTTCACAATCTCGCGGCCGAAACCGGGGTGCTGGTGGTTTCTGTCGAGGCCGACAGCCCCGCTTCGCAGGCGGGTTTGCGCGAAGGAGATGTGATCGTCGAACTGGCCGGGCAGGCGGTGAGCGACATCGACGCCCTGCACCGCGCCTTGAGTGACAAGCAGGTGGGGGTGCGCTCGTCGCTGACCGTCCTACGGCGCAACGACAAGCTCAGCCTGGAGATTGTCCCGGCGGAGTCACCACAGCGGTCCGGCCGCTAAGTCGCTCGCTCCCGCGCTCTAAACTAGGGCATAGGAACGCATTTGGAGACGCACCATGGCCCGTACCGCTTCGACGATGATGGAGCTTGATACGCTGGCACCGGCCTTTGTTCTACCGGATGTGAGCACCGGCCAGATGCTCACGCTGGCAAGCTTCGCAGGTCAACCGGCGCTGCTGGTGATGTTCATCTGTCGCCACTGCCCCTTCGTGAAGCACATCCAGGGCGAGCTGGCCCGGCTGGGCAAGGACTACGCCGATTCGGGCCTGGCGATCGCGGCAATCAGTGCCAACGACGCCGTCAAGTACCCGGTCGACTCCCCCGAGAGCCTCAAGGAGATGGTGGACGAACTGGGCTTCACCTTCCCGGTGCTCTACGACGAGAGCCAGCAGACCGCCATAGCTTACCAGGCGGCCTGCACCCCCGATTTTTTCCTGTTTGATGCCGCTCGGCGGCTGGTCTACCGCGGACAACTTGACGACAGCCGCCCCGGCAACGACCTGCCGGTGACGGGCAAAGATCTGCGCATCGCCATCGACGCGGTGCTCGGGGGCAAAGCGCCCGCCATCGAGCAAAAGCCCAGCATCGGCTGCAACATCAAGTGGAAGGAAGGAAATACCCCTCCTTACTACGGCTAAACGTGGATCTCTTCGAGCGGCACCGCGAGCAGCAGCAGGCGGCGGAGGCACCGCTCGCCGACCGGATGCGCCCGCGTTCGCTCGATCAATTCGTCGGCCAGGGCCACATCGTCGGCCCCGGCCGACTCTTAAGGCGGGCGATCCAGGCCGATCAGCTCTCTTCGCTGATTTTCTACGGCCCTCCGGGCACCGGCAAAACGACGCTGGCACGGATCATCGCGGGCACGACCCGCGCCCACTTCATCGCCATCAACGCCGTGCTCGCCGGGGTCAAAGATATCCGCGAGGCGATCGACGAGGCCAAAAGCCGCCGCGGCCAGTTTGGCCGGCGGACCATCTTGTTCGTGGACGAAGTGCACCGCTTCAACAAGTCCCAGCAGGACGCGCTGTTGCCCTGGATCGAAAACGGCACGATCGTGCTGGTGGGCGCCACCACCGAGAACCCGTTTTTTGAAGTCAACAAGGCCCTGGTGAGCCGCTCACGTTTATTTCAGCTCAAGCTGCTGGAAAGTGAGGATCTGCGGGCAGTAGCCCTGCAGGCGCTCGCCGATACCGAGCGCGGCTACGGCAAGCGCAATGTGCGGCTCGATCCCGAGGCGCTTGCGCACCTGGTGGATGTGGCCGGGGGCGACGCGCGCACGCTGCTCAACGCCCTGGAACTGGCCGTTGAGACCACTCCGGCAGATGGCGACGGTGCAATCCGCATCACCCTCCCGGTTGCGGAAGAATCGATCCAGCGTCGGGCAGTGCTCTACGACAAAGAGGGCGACGTCCACTTCGATACGATCAGCGCCTATATCAAAAGCCTCCGAGGCTCGGACCCCGATGCCGCCTTGTACTGGCTGGCACGGATGATCTACGCGGGGGAAGAGCCGCGCTTTATCTTCCGGCGGCTGCTCATCCAGGCGAGCGAGGATGTGGGCCTCGCCGACCCGCAGGCGTTGGCGGTCGTCGTGGCCTGCGCCGAGGCTTTTGACCGGGTGGGGATGCCCGAGGGGCGCTATCACCTGGCCCAGGCGACGCTGTACCTGGCCACTGCGCCCAAATCCAACAGCGCCATGGCCTTCTTCGACGCCCTGGCGGCGGTCGAGGGCGAGCGGGCCTCGGATATTCCCAACCCCCTCAAGGACGCAAACCGCGACAAGGAGGGCTTCGGCCACGGCGCGGGCTACCTCTACCCGCACGCCTACCGCGACCACTGGGTTGCCCAGCAGTATCTTCCCACCAGCCTGCAGGGGCAACTGTTTTATCAGCCCGGCGACCAGGGTTACGAGGCTGGTATCCAGGCCGCCGTCGCCCGTAGACGTGAAGCGCAACTGGCCGCCCTGGTCGAAACCGATAGTCCCGAGCGGCTCAGTTTCGGTCCGGCCGACGGGCCGAGCGAGCGCTGGCTGGCGCGGGCCATGGGCCGCCAGGGCGAACAGCTCGCCCGCCTGCGCGATCGGATCTTTGAACTGGCAGCCCCCGAGCGCCACCACGTCATCCTCGACGCGGCGGCAGGCAGCGGCCTGCTCACCTGGGAAGCCATCCGCCGCACCCCGGAAGGGGGTGTCTACGCCCGTGCGGCCAACGCTGCCGACGCCGACGCCCTTGCCGAGCAGGCAGCGGCCTTGAGCCCTCTGCGCCGCCCGGTGATTCTGACGGCGGCTCTCGAACACCTGACCGCAGCGGTAGGGCAGCATAGTCCTGGTTTGCGCTTCGAGCGGATTGTCGGACGAAACCTGCTCAAAGGCACACCCCACAAAATTGCTGTCCTTACCGCGCTGCAAAATCTACTGGCCCCGCGCGGCGTGCTGGTGATTGCCGAAAACATGCCGAGCCGGGGAAGTCGCCTCTGGCAACTGCTCGACCCCGCCTGGCTTGCGGCCGATCTCTACCGGCGGGTTGTCGAAGCCGAGGAGCTTGCCTTTGGCGACGACCCGCAATTGGGCTGGGAACCGGACGACCTGCAATCGGTCTTCGAGCAGGCGGGCCTGGCCTGTGAGATCACCAGTGAAAGTGTGGAGGGTGAACTGCGCGTCAGTGGGCCGCTATTGGCGCGCTGGTTTGCCAGATCCCATCCGAGGGGCGCTTATGCTGCCCAGCTGGCTCGGCTGCTGTCGCCCGCAGAAGTAGAGAGTCTCGAAGCAATCTTTAGGCGGCAGTTACTCGACCGGGTAGTGTCCTGGTCCAGTGCGGTGGCTTATGCAGTCGGGCGGCCAGTCTGAGCGAATTACGCACAGGCCCTTGCACTCGGCTGCTCGGTGTGCTTGTCTTAAATCTAAGTTAAGAGATCATAAAAAATGAGCCACCCAAATCCGAGCAGCGACGATCACGCTTTCAAAGGCAACAGCACCGACAAATCGCAGAGCGATTTCGTCTTCATGAGAGGCGATGAATTCCTGTTGCGCAGCAATGTCGACCGTTTGGAGCGCGTCTTCAATCTTCCGTCCGCACCGAAATTGGACAGCCCACCTGGCATCTGAAATGCTCGTGCCGTAGCAAAGACTACCGATACGTGTCGCCGCCTGCTTGCGCGCGGGCGCTGCGCCTGTACCGTCGCGCCGTGGCACACCGGCGTAACAAACCGATAAACAACGGCCCGCAGCGATGAAAATCAGCCTGGATCAGGTTGCACCGGTGCCGGTCACCCACGACCCGCGGCTCAATAAGCGTGTGCTAGTCAAAGACGCCGATGCGCGCTCCAACCTTAAAATGCTCAATCATGCGCGCATGGAACCGGGCGAGTCGTTTCGCGCCCACAGCCACGCTTCGATGGAGGAAGTGTTTTACTTCCTGGAAGGCCAGGGGGAATTTTGCCTGGGCGATCAGTACCTAACGGTTTCGGCGGGCGATTGTGTATTGGTGTCGGCGGGAACAGCCCAAAGCTGCTGCAACACCGGCACACGCCCTCTGGTTTTTCTGGCCTTTGGAGTCGCTCTTTAAAGCTCACATCTTCAAAAGCGAACGGGGTGCGCTTCGACAAACCGACCGCACCCCGCTTTGCTATAGAAGTGACCCAAGCTAGCGAACCGCTTCAGAACGCTGACCCACAACGCGCTCGACGCCCCTTTCAAGCAGACTCTGCTCACGATTCCGCTTGTTGTGGCGAAGACGCAGCATCAGGTTGCGTGTCTTCGTATCAACGGTGCCTTCCATCATCATGCGCCTCCCAAATCTGAATTGTTCGTCGGACAATTTGCGCTCTCATTCATCCTATCGCACTCTTGTAGCGTAAGCTACGGATTCTTGTTTTGTTGTGTATCTTTAGATACATGAATTAAATTAAAAATAGTTTCCAGGCCGGAGCCCCCTCTAGAGCACGGCGGCCGATGTGATACAACGAGAGTGCCGAGATCCCCACTGCCACCCATGAAGACCGTTTCGCAGCAAGAGGCCGTTTGGCCGCGCTGGGCCATCGCCGGTCTGGCCGCCTGCGGCAGCGCGCTCACTGCTTATCTCACCTGGACAAAGGTGTCTGCTTCCCAGGCGGCGTTCTGCACCGAGGGTGCCGGGTGCGATCTGGTACTGCAGAGCCCTTACGCTTCACTTTTCGGGATACCCGTTTCGGCGTTGGGCCTGGGGCTGTATCTGACGCTGTTGCTGGTGGCGCTGCTGCCGGGGATCGACCGCTGGCGCTGGGGAACGTTGTTCGGCCTGTCGTTGGTCGGGGTCACCTTTAGTGCGTATTTGATCTATCTGCTGATGTTTGAGATCGTGGCTTTTTGCTTGTACTGCATAGCCTCGGCCGCCTTGATCGCCGCCATCTTTGCGCTGACGCTGGTCGGTCACCGTTGGGAGAAGCCCGACAATCTGGTCCTGGGGGGCCTGGGTGTGGTGCTCGCGGGTATGGCCGGCATCTGGGGCATTTACAACGTCCAGAGTGTAAGCGCTGGCCCGCTCGATTACTCGGTGGCCCTCGCCAAGCATCTGCGCACCACCGGCGCCAAGTTCTACGGCGCTTCCTGGTGCCCGCACTGCCAGGATCAGAAAAAAGCCTTCGGCGAAGAGGCGGAGCGCTTTGTGCCCTATATCGAATGTTCGCCGGGCGGGCGGGGTGCGCCCCCGGCCAAAGTCTGCACCGAGGCCGGGATCGACGGCTATCCCACCTGGGAAATCGGCGGCAAGCGCTACGAGGGCGGCTATCCGCTCAAGGATCTGGCCCGTTTGTCGGGCTTTAGTCCAGCCGGCGGGGTGGGTGAAACCAAGAAGCCCTGACGGGAGAGCGAGAGCAAACGTTATAATCGGCGGGTGAATACTTGGCCGAGATGACCGCGCCGACCGAGTCCTCCCCGTTTAGCCCCGCCGATCTGGCCCGCCACCGCCTGAGCCCCCAGGAGTACCGGCGCATCACCGAACTGATCGGACGCCACCCCAACCTCAACGAGTTGGGCATGTTCAGCGTGATGTGGTCTGAACACTGCTGCTATAAAAATTCCCGGCCGCTGCTTAAAGGATTTCCGACCACCGGCCCGCGGGTGCTGGTGGGACCGGGCGAGAACGCCGGGGTGATCGATATCGGCGACGGCCTGCGCGTCGCTTTCAAAATTGAATCGCACAACCACCCGAGTGCGGTGGAGCCGTTTCAAGGGGCAGCCACCGGCGTCGGGGGCATTCTGCGCGACATTTTTACGATGGGAGCGCGGCCCATCGCTTCGCTCAATTCGCTGCGCTTCGGACCGCTCGAAGACGCCCGCAACCGGGCGCTTTTTCGGGGCGTCGTCCACGGCATCGGTCACTACGGCAATTGTGTCGGGGTGCCCACGGTCGGGGGCGAGGTGTACTTCGATCCGACCTATTCCGGCAACCCGCTGGTGAACGCCATGGCCATCGGCGTGCTCGAAACGCCCGAGATCGTCCGCTCCGGGGCGGCGGGCATCGGCAACCCGGTGCTCTATGTCGGCTCCACCACCGGCCGCGACGGCATGGGCGGGGCAAGCTTCGCCTCGGCGGAACTTTCTGACGCGTCGCAAAAGGACCGCCCTGCGGTACAGGTGGGCGACCCGTTCACCGAAAAATCGCTCATCGAGGCGTGTCTGGAAGCTTTTCGCACCGGGGCGGTGGTCGCCGCCCAGGACATGGGGGCGGCGGGGCTCACCTGCTCGTCTTCGGAGATGGCCGCCAAGGGTGGGGTCGGTATCGAGATGGACCTCGACCTGGTGCCCGTGCGCGAGACGGGCATGGTGCCCTACGAATTTCTGCTTTCTGAGTCGCAGGAGCGTATGCTCTTCGTGGCCGAAAAGGGCCGCGAAGGCGAACTGATTGCCCTGTTTGAGCGCTGGGGATTGCACGCGGTGGTAGTAGGCCGGGTGATCGGTGAACCCCTGGTGCGCATTTTTCACAGCGGCAAGGTCGTGGCGGAACTCCCCGCCCGCGCCCTCACCGACGATGCCCCGGTCTATCCCCGAGCAGTGCTCCCCGAGCCCCCGGCTGCGATCCTCAAGCTCAGGGCCTTCGACTGGCATTCGCTCGCTGAACCCACCGACTACGCCGAAGCGCTGCTTACGCTGCTCGACAGTCCGACGATTGGTTCCAAAA harbors:
- a CDS encoding phytase, with amino-acid sequence MVSVKLRIEIKSFACFALAATLAVTAVQAQATAPVATVRPKLETPALFDDEAGGEADADDPSIWLHPVAPAKSVMVGTKKNAGLSVYDLAGQELQAVAAPPPPTPDDAPGRFNNVDVVYGFTLGGRSVDLAVTTDRGRDKLRIYTIDPAKAAQSQAPLVDVTDPDAGFVFSADQVQVNEQTTAYGLALYRNRHSGRTFAFVSQRSRTAIAKLELFDIGGGQVGYRKIAEVVLPESFTLPNGTSWTPCNDPGDLAQVEGMVVDQELGILYAGQEDVGIWRISAAFEAASPVLVDKVREFGVPYTYDTEEEECVIDYAADPGYGGKHLSADVEGLTIYYTASNQGYLIASSQGDNTFAVYDRRDVNRFIGGFEIADNRRKGVDGVQECDGAAVLNVPLGAAFPLGLLVTQDGGNTPEVSDNEGEARDNTNFKYTPWQSLAKAFPSPLAIDTTSWNPRTGYGL
- the cofG gene encoding 7,8-didemethyl-8-hydroxy-5-deazariboflavin synthase subunit CofG, which codes for MRERTVTYSPAFTLVPTRECFNRCGYCNFRADRGAAWLQPAEVRALLLPLVGSGVVEILVLSGEVHPHDPRRGEWFAMIEDICAVALELGFLPHTNCGVLSFEEMRALQQLNVSLGLMLEIDSNRLLGGVHRHAPSKIPALRTAQLEWAGALGIPFTTGLLLGIGETPAEREDTLRTIARLQDRHGHIQEVILQPHSPGGSQSWAGEPLGDAQLLGVVRLARQILPAEITIQIPPNLVGDPVPLLEAGARDLGGIGPVDVVNPDYAHPVVERLGERLAAAGWRLEPRLPVYPHLDKRVATALQPLLGEHRARLCQAAVT
- a CDS encoding serine/threonine protein kinase, whose product is MPFSEGELVRERYRLCRHLGVNGGRETWLAADGLCAEVSVTLKTLYFGRSATWQDHERLEREARTLASLDYPGIPRHRDAFWVELPEGHYYCLAQEYIAGITLAERVGSGGRLGEADIVRLAANLLETLAYLHSQAPPVIHRDIKPSNIVCTADGGYALIDFGSVQAQSSTATLTVAGTFSYMPPEQFIGRAAPGSDLYALGATLLFALTGTDPADFPRRGLHLIFQSRVGVGRPLVRWLERLLEPALEERLGNAREALETLKHREALYAASSCGRALRPLAAGNPWKPFALLGGSLLFAVAVPLVTLFGAGASLILYLYLRQVLDPFPTHVHLLNALAIVAVGSLLCLWWAKSTADDAQP
- a CDS encoding TIGR02450 family Trp-rich protein, with translation MKGRRKIKYPHLVGSKWTSAGKIMGWRHFQVFAREDRKGLVFARLQSVCAVEVNVWVNAKTLKNRDLWEPGWTALGEMAPDPDAEAQIQ
- a CDS encoding HesB/IscA family protein is translated as MINLTETALQEVRRLQKKSGNDRQFLRLGVVNAGCSGMSYTMKFDTESRADDHLFDQDGVRVAVDAASLPYLGELTLDWSGDLMGGGFRFHNPSATHTCGCGSSFSTNPEAAIAAH
- a CDS encoding S1C family serine protease — encoded protein: MAGILRLVSDSAFAGESVPLSQAGSPEDGELLDAYSNAVTRAAETVSRSVVNIDVHKSTRGRRGNQQTQGNGSGFLFTPDGYILTNSHVVHGAGEVGVTLQDGRRMAATPVGDDPDSDLAVIRIDGANLYPVKLGDSQKVRVGQLAIAIGSPYGFQYTVTAGVVSALGRSLRSGSGRLIDNIVQTDAALNPGNSGGPLVNSRGEVIGVNSAVILPAQGICFAIAVNTAKFVAGQLINGGRVRRSFIGVGGQTVPLPRFVMRFHNLAAETGVLVVSVEADSPASQAGLREGDVIVELAGQAVSDIDALHRALSDKQVGVRSSLTVLRRNDKLSLEIVPAESPQRSGR
- a CDS encoding thioredoxin family protein, with the translated sequence MARTASTMMELDTLAPAFVLPDVSTGQMLTLASFAGQPALLVMFICRHCPFVKHIQGELARLGKDYADSGLAIAAISANDAVKYPVDSPESLKEMVDELGFTFPVLYDESQQTAIAYQAACTPDFFLFDAARRLVYRGQLDDSRPGNDLPVTGKDLRIAIDAVLGGKAPAIEQKPSIGCNIKWKEGNTPPYYG
- a CDS encoding AAA family ATPase; this encodes MDLFERHREQQQAAEAPLADRMRPRSLDQFVGQGHIVGPGRLLRRAIQADQLSSLIFYGPPGTGKTTLARIIAGTTRAHFIAINAVLAGVKDIREAIDEAKSRRGQFGRRTILFVDEVHRFNKSQQDALLPWIENGTIVLVGATTENPFFEVNKALVSRSRLFQLKLLESEDLRAVALQALADTERGYGKRNVRLDPEALAHLVDVAGGDARTLLNALELAVETTPADGDGAIRITLPVAEESIQRRAVLYDKEGDVHFDTISAYIKSLRGSDPDAALYWLARMIYAGEEPRFIFRRLLIQASEDVGLADPQALAVVVACAEAFDRVGMPEGRYHLAQATLYLATAPKSNSAMAFFDALAAVEGERASDIPNPLKDANRDKEGFGHGAGYLYPHAYRDHWVAQQYLPTSLQGQLFYQPGDQGYEAGIQAAVARRREAQLAALVETDSPERLSFGPADGPSERWLARAMGRQGEQLARLRDRIFELAAPERHHVILDAAAGSGLLTWEAIRRTPEGGVYARAANAADADALAEQAAALSPLRRPVILTAALEHLTAAVGQHSPGLRFERIVGRNLLKGTPHKIAVLTALQNLLAPRGVLVIAENMPSRGSRLWQLLDPAWLAADLYRRVVEAEELAFGDDPQLGWEPDDLQSVFEQAGLACEITSESVEGELRVSGPLLARWFARSHPRGAYAAQLARLLSPAEVESLEAIFRRQLLDRVVSWSSAVAYAVGRPV
- a CDS encoding cupin domain-containing protein; its protein translation is MKISLDQVAPVPVTHDPRLNKRVLVKDADARSNLKMLNHARMEPGESFRAHSHASMEEVFYFLEGQGEFCLGDQYLTVSAGDCVLVSAGTAQSCCNTGTRPLVFLAFGVAL
- a CDS encoding vitamin K epoxide reductase family protein encodes the protein MKTVSQQEAVWPRWAIAGLAACGSALTAYLTWTKVSASQAAFCTEGAGCDLVLQSPYASLFGIPVSALGLGLYLTLLLVALLPGIDRWRWGTLFGLSLVGVTFSAYLIYLLMFEIVAFCLYCIASAALIAAIFALTLVGHRWEKPDNLVLGGLGVVLAGMAGIWGIYNVQSVSAGPLDYSVALAKHLRTTGAKFYGASWCPHCQDQKKAFGEEAERFVPYIECSPGGRGAPPAKVCTEAGIDGYPTWEIGGKRYEGGYPLKDLARLSGFSPAGGVGETKKP